A single window of Bombyx mori chromosome 9, ASM3026992v2 DNA harbors:
- the LOC101736758 gene encoding U1 small nuclear ribonucleoprotein C: protein MPKYYCDYCDTYLTHDSPSVRKTHCTGRKHKDNVKFYYQKWMEEQAQHLIDATTAAFKAGKIAQNPFGNKGTAIPPPWDPSVMGPGGPRPPVPGGPPGMIPPPSMGPGGPMAPPMMMGPHGPMPPMMGMRPPMMGPIMGPMGPMGPMGQMRPPLMNGPPMNK, encoded by the coding sequence ATGCCTAAATATTACTGTGATTATTGTGATACTTACCTCACACATGATTCACCTAGTGTAAGGAAAACTCACTGCACAGGAAGAAAACATAAAGACAATGTGAAGTTTTATTATCAGAAATGGATGGAGGAACAAGCACAACATCTCATCGATGCAACAACAGCGGCATTCAAAGCAGGCAAAATTGCTCAAAATCCATTTGGCAACAAAGGCACTGCAATACCACCACCTTGGGATCCTTCGGTAATGGGACCAGGAGGACCCCGACCTCCTGTACCCGGTGGTCCTCCCGGTATGATACCTCCTCCATCTATGGGTCCTGGAGGTCCTATGGCACCACCAATGATGATGGGTCCACATGGGCCAATGCCGCCAATGATGGGAATGAGACCGCCTATGATGGGCCCCATAATGGGTCCTATGGGTCCAATGGGACCAATGGGACAAATGAGACCTCCACTTATGAATGGACCACCtatgaacaaataa